The proteins below come from a single Spirochaetia bacterium 38H-sp genomic window:
- a CDS encoding restriction endonuclease subunit S: protein MTEKKKTAVPRLRFPEFRNAGPWEVKRLEEVADVVRGGSPRPIDKYLTKNDQGLSWLKIGDLREDSKYVFSTEEKIKPSGLSKTREVYPGNLIMSNSMSFGRPYILKINACIHDGWLAIKDISHDIENEFLYYEILSPTCQKYFQDAAAGGGVRNLNADTVKLLQVRIPSVPEQQKIADCLSSLDEVIGLEAKRLDALKAHKKGLMQQLFPREGETTPRLRFPEFRNAGPWEVKRLGDVADRITERVGDRRLVAVSISAGIGFVSQKEKFGREIAGHQYHNYIRLKNGQFAYNKGNSKTFPQGAIYQLREFDEVAVPNAFYCFEFKPEYVSEFFIGYFANNFHGIQLAKFITSSARSDGLLNISADDFFSIILPIPRDRMEQQKIADCLSSLDELIELQAKRLDALKAHKKGLLQQLFPQEVE, encoded by the coding sequence ATGACTGAGAAGAAGAAAACCGCTGTGCCCCGCCTGCGCTTTCCCGAGTTCCGCAACGCCGGACCGTGGGAGGTGAAGCGGTTGGAGGAGGTAGCCGATGTTGTCCGTGGCGGATCACCACGACCAATTGATAAATACCTAACGAAAAATGACCAAGGGCTAAGTTGGCTCAAGATTGGTGATTTACGAGAAGACTCAAAATACGTTTTTTCTACTGAAGAGAAGATAAAGCCTTCTGGGCTCTCTAAAACAAGAGAGGTGTATCCCGGAAACTTGATTATGTCCAACTCGATGAGTTTTGGACGACCATATATTTTAAAAATAAATGCTTGCATTCATGATGGGTGGCTTGCAATTAAGGATATCAGCCACGATATAGAAAATGAATTTCTATATTACGAAATTCTTTCGCCTACTTGTCAAAAATACTTCCAAGATGCTGCTGCTGGTGGGGGAGTCCGAAACCTAAACGCCGATACAGTAAAACTACTTCAAGTACGCATCCCATCAGTTCCCGAACAACAAAAAATCGCCGACTGCCTGTCGTCGCTCGATGAGGTGATCGGGCTGGAGGCGAAGCGGCTCGACGCCCTCAAGGCCCACAAGAAGGGCCTCATGCAGCAGCTTTTCCCCCGCGAGGGCGAAACCACCCCCCGCCTGCGCTTCCCCGAGTTCCGCAACGCCGGCCCGTGGGAGGTGAAGCGGTTGGGGGATGTGGCTGACAGAATTACAGAGAGAGTCGGTGACCGCCGATTAGTAGCCGTTAGCATCTCTGCAGGAATAGGATTCGTCTCTCAAAAAGAAAAGTTCGGAAGAGAAATTGCCGGGCACCAATACCACAATTACATCAGATTAAAAAATGGGCAATTTGCGTACAACAAAGGCAATTCAAAGACTTTTCCTCAAGGTGCCATCTATCAGCTACGCGAATTCGATGAAGTAGCTGTGCCTAACGCTTTTTATTGTTTCGAATTTAAACCGGAATACGTGTCAGAGTTTTTCATTGGCTATTTTGCGAACAACTTCCATGGAATTCAATTAGCTAAGTTCATCACCAGTTCTGCACGAAGTGATGGATTATTGAATATCAGCGCGGATGATTTTTTCAGCATAATTCTTCCCATCCCTAGAGATAGAATGGAACAACAAAAAATTGCCGACTGTCTGTCGTCGCTCGATGAGCTGATCGAGCTTCAGGCGAAGCGGCTCGACGCCCTCAAGGCCCACAAGAAGGGGCTCTTGCAGCAACTTTTCCCGCAGGAGGTCGAGTAA
- a CDS encoding amino acid--tRNA ligase-related protein, with protein sequence MIDKTTARIRSQLLRTIREYFYKNGYIETDTPILSPTLIPEAHIENFSTTYIDTQNKEHTLYLTPSPEIWLKRLIAQGYDKIYQITKSFRNTETLTTHHNPEFTMLEWYTIHTTHTEQIQITQNMLKTIAEEIPCPILKKNIEIISMEDAFKKHAGFSLLENYEHKKLQKQAEKLNMNINTDEEWEDTFHRIFLTHVEPYLPQDRPIALTDYPADIPCLAENLPKTPWKARWELYIKGIEIANCYQEARKEEELTQFYLNQADKKSHSKTPVKPDKEITEISKKMPPVSGVALGIDRLLMIVSNKEDIRGVIFFPFFDKIV encoded by the coding sequence ATGATAGACAAAACCACAGCAAGAATAAGATCACAACTTCTAAGAACAATACGAGAATACTTCTATAAAAACGGATACATAGAAACAGACACCCCGATACTCTCTCCCACACTCATCCCAGAAGCCCATATAGAAAACTTCTCCACAACATATATAGACACACAAAATAAAGAACACACACTCTACCTCACACCATCACCAGAAATATGGCTAAAAAGACTGATAGCCCAAGGATATGACAAAATATATCAAATAACAAAAAGTTTTAGAAATACAGAGACCCTTACCACACATCACAATCCAGAGTTTACCATGCTTGAGTGGTATACCATACACACCACTCATACAGAACAAATACAAATAACACAGAACATGTTAAAGACAATAGCAGAAGAAATCCCATGTCCTATCCTTAAAAAAAATATAGAAATAATAAGCATGGAAGACGCCTTTAAAAAACATGCCGGCTTCTCTCTCCTGGAGAACTACGAGCACAAAAAACTACAGAAACAAGCAGAAAAACTCAACATGAACATCAATACAGATGAAGAATGGGAGGACACCTTCCACAGAATTTTCCTTACCCACGTAGAACCTTACCTGCCACAAGACAGACCAATTGCACTTACAGACTATCCAGCAGACATACCATGCCTTGCAGAAAACCTGCCGAAAACACCATGGAAAGCCAGATGGGAACTATACATAAAAGGCATAGAAATAGCCAATTGCTATCAAGAAGCAAGAAAAGAAGAAGAACTCACACAATTCTACCTCAACCAAGCAGACAAAAAAAGCCATAGCAAAACACCCGTAAAACCAGACAAAGAAATAACAGAAATATCAAAAAAAATGCCACCCGTAAGCGGAGTTGCACTAGGAATAGACAGATTACTTATGATAGTAAGCAACAAAGAGGACATTAGGGGGGTGATTTTCTTTCCATTCTTTGATAAAATAGTATGA
- the cysK gene encoding cysteine synthase A, with protein sequence MSKDPVIKNIDKLTGNTPLYYIKSLSEETGNNIYAKLEWYNPTGSVKDRIVSYILQKTEAVGHITPGCTIIEPTSGNTGVSLAAYGTAKGYKVILIMPDTAPVERRQVLSALGAELIITPAEQGMRGSIEKAEELSASIKNSFMLHQFITPANPEAHYETTGPEIWKQTGSKIDILITGIGTGGTITGTGKYLKRKNPYIKIIGVEPAESPVLSGGEAGRHTITGIGAGFIPKTLDIKILDNIITIKSTEAKEAVKLTAKKEGLLIGPSSGANIKAIEKYCKDNNIRGKNIITIFPDSGISYLSTGLYR encoded by the coding sequence ATGTCAAAAGATCCTGTCATAAAAAATATAGACAAACTCACGGGAAACACCCCACTCTATTATATAAAAAGCCTGTCAGAAGAAACAGGCAACAACATATATGCAAAACTGGAGTGGTATAATCCCACAGGCTCTGTAAAAGACAGGATAGTATCATACATACTACAAAAAACAGAAGCAGTCGGGCACATAACCCCCGGCTGCACAATAATAGAACCCACAAGTGGAAACACCGGAGTAAGCCTTGCAGCATACGGCACAGCAAAAGGATATAAAGTCATACTCATAATGCCGGACACTGCTCCAGTAGAAAGAAGACAAGTACTCTCTGCACTAGGAGCAGAACTTATAATAACCCCCGCAGAGCAGGGAATGCGCGGCTCCATAGAAAAAGCAGAAGAACTATCAGCAAGCATAAAAAACTCCTTTATGCTGCATCAGTTTATAACACCAGCAAACCCAGAAGCACACTATGAAACCACAGGCCCAGAAATATGGAAACAAACAGGCAGTAAAATTGACATACTCATAACAGGCATAGGAACAGGCGGAACAATAACAGGCACAGGCAAATACCTAAAGCGCAAAAATCCTTATATAAAAATCATAGGCGTAGAACCCGCAGAATCCCCTGTGCTAAGCGGAGGAGAAGCAGGAAGACACACAATAACCGGCATAGGAGCAGGCTTTATACCCAAGACACTGGACATAAAAATACTGGACAACATAATAACCATAAAAAGCACAGAAGCAAAAGAAGCCGTAAAACTAACAGCAAAAAAAGAAGGCCTACTTATAGGACCATCATCAGGAGCAAACATAAAAGCCATAGAAAAATACTGCAAAGACAACAACATCAGAGGCAAAAACATAATAACAATATTCCCGGATAGCGGAATATCATACCTTTCTACAGGACTATACAGATGA
- a CDS encoding AAA family ATPase, which produces MAAKDSIQTFQELDAVARHLRSLDKKVTLIFAYNGTGKTRLSMAFKEQGKQRNAEGETVARDTLYFNAFTEDLFFWDNDLEHDRERVLRMNTASRFFGGLEELEMESRIRRFLGRYADFQFDIDYKAGTVRFWRETVKNDDGEEEPVLIKVSRGEENMFIWCFFLAIAQLAIDGQEAYDWVKYLYIDDPISSLDENNAIAVAAHLVHMLKRQDRLKTVISSHHTLFFNVLCNEWRNQIRRGSGLCLFLRTRGSEFELQHTNDTPRFYHVAMLKELHKAAESGRLYTYHFNILRSILERTATFHGFNHFGDIIKRDPDDEDEELHHRYVQLLSHGNYSLFEPVEMLEENKAIFRKILNDFMNNYRFNPELFPEAVTEEVTA; this is translated from the coding sequence ATGGCGGCGAAGGATAGCATCCAGACCTTCCAAGAACTCGACGCCGTGGCGCGGCACCTGCGCAGCCTCGACAAGAAGGTCACGCTCATCTTCGCCTACAACGGCACCGGCAAGACGCGGCTGTCCATGGCCTTCAAGGAGCAGGGCAAGCAGCGCAACGCCGAGGGCGAGACCGTCGCCCGCGACACCCTCTACTTCAACGCCTTCACCGAGGACCTGTTCTTCTGGGACAACGATCTGGAGCATGACCGCGAGCGTGTCTTGCGCATGAACACCGCCTCGCGTTTCTTCGGCGGCCTCGAGGAGCTGGAGATGGAAAGCCGCATCCGCCGCTTCCTGGGCCGCTATGCGGACTTTCAGTTCGATATCGACTACAAAGCAGGAACCGTCCGTTTCTGGCGGGAAACGGTGAAAAACGACGACGGTGAGGAGGAGCCGGTTCTCATCAAGGTCTCCCGCGGCGAGGAGAACATGTTCATCTGGTGCTTCTTCCTCGCCATCGCCCAGCTCGCCATCGACGGCCAGGAGGCCTACGACTGGGTGAAATACCTATATATCGACGATCCCATCTCCTCACTGGACGAGAACAACGCCATCGCCGTGGCCGCACATCTTGTGCATATGCTTAAGCGGCAGGATCGTCTTAAGACCGTTATCTCCTCCCATCACACACTCTTTTTCAATGTTCTTTGCAATGAATGGCGCAACCAGATTCGACGTGGGTCCGGGCTTTGCCTCTTTCTCAGAACGAGAGGATCCGAGTTCGAGCTGCAACACACAAATGACACGCCCCGCTTCTATCACGTGGCCATGCTCAAGGAGCTGCACAAGGCCGCTGAGTCCGGCCGGCTCTACACCTACCACTTCAACATCCTGCGCAGCATCCTGGAGAGGACCGCCACCTTCCACGGCTTCAACCACTTCGGGGACATCATCAAACGCGACCCCGACGACGAGGACGAAGAGCTGCACCATCGCTATGTCCAGCTTCTGAGCCACGGCAATTATTCGCTCTTCGAGCCTGTGGAGATGCTGGAAGAGAACAAAGCGATCTTTCGCAAGATCCTTAACGACTTCATGAACAACTACCGCTTCAACCCCGAGCTTTTTCCTGAAGCGGTAACTGAGGAGGTAACTGCATGA
- a CDS encoding helix-turn-helix domain-containing protein, with protein MKNRRLPDHQIISCLSEEIEIDTLQDRREGKVPCQKIGRHWHFRKEAIDRWLEETHGDTTNRQDSRFGRTKGAPGR; from the coding sequence ATGAAAAACAGGCGACTTCCTGACCATCAAATAATTTCCTGCCTGTCCGAAGAGATCGAAATCGACACTTTACAAGATCGTCGGGAAGGCAAAGTCCCGTGCCAGAAGATTGGCCGTCATTGGCACTTCCGAAAGGAAGCCATTGACCGATGGTTGGAAGAGACGCACGGCGATACGACAAATCGGCAAGACAGCCGATTTGGACGCACCAAGGGTGCGCCCGGAAGGTGA
- a CDS encoding type I restriction-modification system subunit M, whose product MTEQDQTRLGKTLWAIADELRGAMNADDFRDYMLAFLFLRYLSDNYEEAAKKELGADWPELPKDDRRSPLSVWYEENPDDVAMFEDVMRRKVHYVIKPQYLWSSIAEQARTQDTELLHTLQKGFKFIENESFASSFQGLFSEINLDSEKLGKDYKQRNDRLCVIIKTIDKGLAEFPTDRDLLGDAYEYLIGQFAAGSGKKAGEFYTPQQISSILSGIVSLDAQDPANGKREKLGKVLDFACGSGSLLLNVRRRMGRHGVGKLYGQEKNITTYNLARMNMLLHGLKDTEFEIFHGDTLTNEWPLLREENPAKKIEFDAVVANPPFSLSWNPTEELANDFRFKDYGLAPKSAADFAFLLHGFHYLHREGTMAIILPHGVLFRGNAEAKIRRKLLEDGNIDTVIGLAPNLFYSTGIPVCILVLKKCKKFDDVLFINAAELYEKGKRQNRLLPEHIDKIVETYQFRREVKEELENGALFVSRRVSMEEIAENDFNLNITRYVSTAKPEPEVDLTQVHNELTELAQKIDAARARHNEFLKELGLPDLP is encoded by the coding sequence ATGACCGAACAAGATCAAACGCGCCTGGGCAAGACGCTCTGGGCCATCGCCGACGAGCTGCGCGGCGCGATGAACGCCGACGACTTCCGCGACTACATGCTGGCGTTTCTGTTTCTGCGCTATCTCTCGGACAACTACGAGGAGGCGGCGAAGAAAGAACTGGGCGCGGACTGGCCCGAGCTCCCCAAGGACGACCGCCGTTCACCGCTTTCCGTCTGGTACGAAGAGAATCCGGACGACGTTGCGATGTTTGAGGACGTGATGCGCCGCAAGGTGCACTACGTCATCAAGCCCCAGTACCTGTGGAGCAGCATCGCCGAGCAGGCCCGCACCCAGGATACGGAGCTGCTCCACACGTTGCAAAAGGGCTTCAAGTTCATCGAAAACGAATCCTTCGCCAGCAGCTTCCAAGGACTCTTTTCGGAGATCAACCTCGATTCCGAAAAGCTCGGCAAGGACTACAAGCAGCGCAACGACCGGCTTTGCGTCATCATCAAGACCATCGACAAGGGGCTTGCCGAGTTTCCCACCGATCGCGACCTTCTGGGCGACGCCTACGAGTACCTCATCGGCCAGTTCGCGGCAGGTTCCGGCAAGAAGGCCGGCGAATTCTACACCCCGCAACAGATTTCGAGCATCCTTTCGGGCATTGTCTCGCTCGATGCCCAGGACCCGGCGAACGGCAAGAGGGAGAAGCTCGGCAAGGTGCTGGATTTTGCCTGCGGGTCCGGCTCGCTGCTGTTGAACGTGCGCCGGCGCATGGGAAGGCACGGCGTGGGCAAGCTCTACGGGCAGGAGAAGAACATCACCACCTACAACCTGGCCCGCATGAACATGCTGCTGCACGGGCTCAAGGACACCGAGTTCGAGATCTTCCACGGCGATACGCTCACAAACGAGTGGCCGCTGTTGCGCGAGGAGAACCCGGCGAAGAAGATCGAGTTCGATGCGGTGGTGGCCAATCCGCCTTTTAGCCTGAGCTGGAATCCCACCGAGGAGCTGGCGAACGACTTCCGCTTCAAGGACTACGGCCTCGCACCCAAGTCCGCCGCCGACTTCGCCTTCCTGCTGCACGGATTCCACTACCTGCACCGGGAGGGCACGATGGCGATCATCCTGCCCCATGGCGTGCTCTTCCGCGGCAACGCAGAAGCGAAGATCCGCCGGAAGCTGCTCGAAGACGGCAATATCGACACCGTGATTGGGCTTGCGCCCAATCTCTTCTACTCCACCGGCATCCCGGTGTGCATCCTCGTGCTCAAGAAATGCAAGAAGTTCGACGATGTGCTCTTCATCAACGCCGCCGAACTCTACGAGAAGGGCAAGCGCCAGAACCGCCTGCTGCCTGAGCACATCGACAAGATCGTCGAGACCTACCAGTTCCGCCGCGAGGTGAAGGAGGAGCTCGAAAACGGCGCTCTGTTCGTCTCCCGCCGTGTGAGCATGGAGGAAATCGCGGAGAACGACTTTAACCTCAACATCACCCGCTATGTGAGCACGGCCAAGCCCGAGCCCGAGGTGGACTTGACACAAGTACACAATGAGCTTACCGAGCTTGCGCAAAAAATCGATGCCGCCCGGGCCCGGCACAACGAGTTCCTGAAGGAGCTCGGGCTACCTGATTTGCCATGA
- a CDS encoding type I restriction endonuclease subunit R, translating to MTKEHDIENKLIEKLKGLKYIHRPDIRDREALERNFREKFEALNCVRLTDAEFARLLDEIVSPDVFACSERLRHRNTFEREDGTPLHYQLVNLKDWCKNEFEVVNQLRINTKSSFHRYDVMLLVNGLPLVQIELKSLQISPRRAMQQIVEYKQDAGNGYTNTLLCFIQLFIVSNRSTTWYFANNNAEHFAFDADERFLPIYRWAKPDNEKVTHLDNFAKALLSKCTLAEMISRYMVLIQTERKLMMMRPYQIYAVKAIVDCIHEHRGNGYIWHTTGSGKTLTSFKASTLLKDNPDVEKVLFVVDRKDLDRQTRQEFNRFQPGCVEENTNTETLVKRLLSDDYADKVIVTTIQKLGLALDANHRNEYRKRLKPLRDKRIVFIFDECHRSQFGENHRAIREFFPKAQLFGFTGTPIFDQNATYRTIEGTEARMVTTADVFGKQLHAYTITHAIDDGNVLRFHVDYYKPEGAPVKPGETLAKQKVVEAILDKHDAATNGRRFNALLATASIDDAIEYYQLFKEIQAQRQAEDETFQPLNVACVFSPPADGNRDIAQLQEDLPQELADNQKEPNQKKEALKAIIADYNARYGTNFDLSTFDGYYQDIQNRIKAQKYPNRDLPREKKIDITIVVDMLLTGFDSQYLNTLYVDKNLKHHGLIQAFSRTNRVLNDSKPYGNILDFRAQKDAVDEAITLFSGEAGARAREIWLVDPAPVVAKKLKYAVEELRAFMESQGLDCKPEEVENLRGDEARAGFIERFKEVQRYRTQLDQYTDLDEATRADVEDLLPEDTLRAFQGVYLDVAARLREKQARTADPDDPIQQLDFEFVLFDSALIDYDYIMKLIARFSAKGPKKQKMTRDQLVGLLRANAKFLEEREEIIEYVSTLEEGQGLTEQEIRAGYERFKSEKYARQVTEIAEKHGLDRDALQAFIDGILHRMIFDPDALTDLMAPLGLGWKARAHKELALMEDLAPLLKKLAQGKEISGLEVYEHD from the coding sequence ATGACAAAGGAACATGACATTGAAAACAAGCTGATAGAGAAGCTGAAAGGCCTCAAATACATCCACCGCCCCGACATCCGCGACCGCGAAGCGCTGGAGCGGAACTTCCGCGAGAAGTTCGAGGCGCTCAATTGCGTCCGGCTCACGGACGCCGAGTTCGCTCGGCTCCTCGACGAGATTGTCTCCCCCGACGTGTTCGCCTGCTCCGAGCGCCTTCGCCACCGCAACACCTTCGAGCGCGAGGACGGCACGCCTCTGCACTACCAGCTCGTCAACCTCAAGGATTGGTGCAAGAACGAGTTCGAGGTCGTCAATCAGCTGCGCATCAACACCAAATCGAGCTTCCACCGCTACGACGTGATGTTGCTCGTCAACGGCCTGCCGCTCGTCCAGATCGAGCTCAAGTCGCTCCAGATCAGCCCTCGCCGGGCCATGCAGCAGATCGTCGAGTACAAGCAGGATGCGGGCAACGGCTACACCAATACGCTGCTTTGCTTCATACAGCTTTTCATCGTCAGCAACCGCAGCACGACCTGGTACTTTGCCAACAACAACGCCGAACACTTCGCCTTCGACGCCGACGAGCGGTTTCTGCCCATCTACCGGTGGGCCAAGCCGGACAACGAGAAAGTGACCCATCTCGACAACTTCGCCAAGGCGCTCCTTTCCAAATGCACGCTGGCGGAGATGATCAGCCGCTACATGGTGCTCATCCAGACCGAGCGCAAGCTGATGATGATGCGTCCCTACCAGATCTACGCGGTCAAGGCCATCGTCGATTGCATTCACGAGCACCGCGGCAATGGCTACATCTGGCACACCACCGGCAGCGGCAAGACGCTCACCTCGTTCAAGGCATCGACGCTGCTCAAGGACAACCCCGACGTCGAAAAAGTGCTGTTCGTGGTGGACCGCAAGGACCTCGACCGCCAGACCCGGCAGGAATTCAACCGCTTCCAGCCCGGCTGTGTGGAGGAGAACACCAACACCGAAACCCTGGTGAAGCGGCTGCTCTCCGACGACTACGCCGACAAGGTGATCGTCACCACCATCCAGAAGCTGGGTCTGGCGCTCGACGCCAACCACCGCAACGAATACCGCAAGCGCCTCAAGCCCCTGCGCGACAAGCGCATCGTCTTCATCTTCGACGAGTGCCACCGCTCGCAGTTCGGCGAAAACCACCGGGCCATCCGCGAGTTCTTCCCGAAAGCCCAGCTCTTCGGCTTCACCGGCACGCCGATCTTCGATCAGAACGCCACCTACAGGACCATCGAAGGCACCGAGGCGCGCATGGTCACCACCGCCGACGTCTTCGGCAAACAGCTCCACGCCTACACCATCACCCACGCCATCGACGACGGCAACGTGCTGCGCTTCCACGTGGACTACTACAAGCCCGAGGGCGCACCGGTCAAGCCCGGCGAGACGCTCGCCAAGCAGAAGGTGGTTGAGGCAATCCTGGACAAGCACGACGCCGCCACCAACGGCCGCCGCTTCAACGCCCTGCTTGCCACCGCCAGCATCGACGACGCAATCGAGTATTACCAGCTGTTCAAGGAGATCCAGGCCCAGCGGCAGGCCGAAGATGAGACCTTCCAGCCGCTCAACGTCGCCTGCGTCTTCTCGCCGCCGGCCGACGGCAACCGCGACATCGCCCAGCTCCAGGAAGACCTGCCCCAGGAGCTGGCCGACAACCAGAAGGAGCCGAACCAGAAGAAGGAGGCCCTCAAGGCGATCATCGCCGACTACAACGCCCGATACGGCACCAACTTCGACCTTTCCACCTTCGACGGCTACTACCAGGACATCCAAAACCGCATCAAGGCTCAGAAATACCCCAACCGGGACCTGCCGCGCGAGAAGAAAATCGACATCACCATCGTGGTGGACATGCTGCTGACCGGCTTCGACTCGCAGTACCTCAACACCCTCTATGTGGACAAGAACCTGAAACACCACGGTCTCATCCAGGCCTTTTCGCGCACCAACCGCGTGCTCAACGACTCCAAGCCCTACGGCAATATCCTCGACTTCCGCGCCCAGAAGGACGCCGTGGACGAGGCCATCACGCTCTTTTCCGGCGAGGCCGGCGCACGGGCCCGCGAGATCTGGCTGGTGGATCCGGCGCCGGTGGTGGCAAAGAAGCTCAAGTATGCCGTCGAAGAACTCCGGGCGTTTATGGAATCGCAGGGACTGGATTGCAAACCCGAGGAGGTGGAGAACCTCCGGGGCGACGAGGCCCGCGCCGGCTTCATCGAGCGATTCAAGGAGGTGCAGCGCTACAGAACCCAGCTCGACCAGTACACGGATCTGGACGAAGCAACCCGCGCCGATGTCGAGGACTTGCTGCCCGAAGACACCCTCCGCGCCTTCCAGGGCGTCTATCTGGACGTGGCCGCCCGCCTCAGGGAAAAGCAGGCCAGGACCGCCGACCCCGACGACCCGATCCAGCAGCTCGACTTCGAGTTCGTGCTCTTCGACTCGGCCCTCATCGACTACGACTACATCATGAAGCTCATCGCCCGCTTCAGCGCCAAGGGGCCGAAAAAGCAGAAGATGACCCGCGATCAGCTCGTGGGGCTCTTGCGGGCCAACGCCAAGTTTCTGGAGGAGCGCGAGGAGATCATCGAATACGTCAGCACCCTCGAAGAGGGCCAGGGCCTCACTGAGCAGGAGATCCGCGCGGGCTACGAGCGCTTCAAGTCCGAAAAGTATGCGCGACAGGTCACCGAGATTGCCGAAAAGCACGGCCTCGACCGCGACGCGCTGCAAGCCTTCATCGACGGCATCCTGCACCGCATGATCTTCGACCCTGACGCCCTCACCGACCTCATGGCTCCGCTGGGGCTGGGCTGGAAGGCGCGGGCGCACAAGGAGCTGGCCTTGATGGAGGACCTTGCGCCGCTGCTCAAGAAGCTCGCCCAGGGCAAGGAAATTTCAGGTCTGGAGGTGTATGAACATGACTGA
- a CDS encoding Rrf2 family transcriptional regulator produces MRITTKGRYGLRALLNLAMSAETKPVPIKTIAEEEGISPEFLEQIFFKLRKSGIIDSVRGPGGGFIIKRPLEEISIKDIFDAVEEDLGITPCTEDETKTGPELCSKAETCLLHGIWQETATHLRNYFASISLKDLISKAQKELYDNIQSGQDFSI; encoded by the coding sequence ATGAGAATAACAACAAAAGGCAGATACGGATTAAGAGCACTATTAAACCTTGCAATGAGTGCAGAGACAAAACCAGTACCAATAAAAACAATAGCAGAAGAAGAAGGCATATCACCCGAGTTCTTGGAACAAATATTCTTTAAACTGAGAAAAAGCGGCATAATAGACTCTGTCCGCGGCCCCGGAGGCGGCTTTATAATAAAAAGACCATTGGAAGAAATTAGCATAAAAGACATATTTGATGCAGTAGAAGAAGACCTTGGCATAACACCTTGCACAGAAGACGAGACAAAAACAGGCCCAGAACTCTGTAGCAAAGCAGAAACATGCCTACTCCATGGTATATGGCAAGAAACAGCCACTCATCTGAGAAACTACTTTGCATCAATAAGCCTCAAAGACCTCATAAGCAAAGCGCAAAAAGAACTCTACGATAACATCCAGAGCGGACAAGACTTCTCCATATAA
- the brxF gene encoding BREX-3 system P-loop-containing protein BrxF, whose product MAEPLADQVLRKISEARELYHRLILMVGPAGSGKTSALQEVSASTSAPLVNVNLELSRRMLDLTERRRALQLPRLLGEIVGEATGELVLLDNIEILFDVHLKQDPLRLLQGLSRNKTVVAAWNGSIVDGHMTYAAADHPEYRRYPICDFLVASPDLPSGRHMKETRI is encoded by the coding sequence ATGGCGGAGCCCTTGGCGGATCAGGTCCTGCGAAAGATCAGCGAGGCTCGCGAGCTCTATCACCGCCTGATCCTGATGGTGGGCCCGGCGGGAAGCGGGAAGACGTCCGCGTTGCAGGAGGTGTCGGCCTCGACCTCCGCACCGCTCGTCAACGTCAATCTCGAGCTGTCTCGCCGGATGCTGGACCTGACCGAACGGAGGCGGGCTCTGCAGCTACCGCGGCTCTTGGGCGAAATCGTGGGTGAAGCCACAGGCGAGCTGGTTTTGCTCGACAACATCGAGATCCTTTTCGATGTCCACCTGAAGCAGGATCCTTTGCGTCTGCTTCAGGGATTGTCCCGGAACAAGACGGTCGTGGCCGCCTGGAACGGATCCATCGTGGATGGTCACATGACCTACGCCGCGGCGGACCACCCCGAATACCGTCGCTACCCGATTTGCGATTTTCTGGTGGCCAGTCCGGACCTGCCTAGCGGCAGACACATGAAGGAAACAAGAATCTAA
- the efp gene encoding elongation factor P, whose translation MIKAGNIEKGMYLLFKGEPYLVAEREFVNPGKGAAFARLKLKHVKSGQVLRETVKTNETVEEAHIEERKAQYMYSDGTAYHFMDNQTYDQFEIPMAGLEDRANYMKEGDSFDIVFWNNEPIDIKLPLKMILVVTEAPEAIKGDTVSNVTKLVTCETGLKVKAPIFIKEGEKILINTETGEYVERVNN comes from the coding sequence ATGATCAAAGCAGGAAACATAGAAAAAGGAATGTATTTACTCTTCAAAGGTGAACCCTACCTTGTAGCAGAAAGAGAGTTTGTAAACCCCGGTAAAGGCGCAGCATTTGCCAGACTCAAACTCAAGCACGTAAAATCAGGACAAGTACTGAGAGAAACAGTAAAAACAAACGAGACAGTAGAAGAAGCACATATAGAAGAAAGAAAAGCACAGTACATGTACAGTGACGGAACAGCCTATCACTTTATGGACAACCAGACATACGACCAGTTTGAGATACCCATGGCAGGACTAGAAGACAGAGCCAACTATATGAAAGAAGGCGACAGCTTTGACATAGTTTTCTGGAACAACGAGCCAATAGACATAAAACTTCCGCTAAAGATGATTCTGGTCGTTACAGAAGCCCCAGAGGCAATAAAAGGCGACACAGTAAGCAACGTAACAAAACTCGTAACATGTGAAACAGGCCTCAAGGTAAAAGCACCAATCTTTATAAAAGAAGGCGAGAAAATCCTTATCAACACAGAAACCGGAGAATACGTAGAAAGAGTAAACAACTAA